One Kallotenue papyrolyticum genomic window carries:
- a CDS encoding family 1 glycosylhydrolase, with protein sequence MHALSLPFGATADDFRWAVGIEDTFVPQTRSGLRSLDEYELMGHYASWREDLALARATGARMIRWGMPWYRVEPEAGRFDWSWTDQVIPYLVDELGLEPILDLVHYGTPLWLTHSFADPRYPEAVAAYARAVAERYGDRVRFYTPLNEPVVNAQMCGQRGIWPPYLRGERGFMQVGIALALGIVRTVQALKAVDPRFIMVHVEAGGITRAQRAELEPLANEQRLLRFLFYDLITGRVDTHHPLFSRLLAHGVSLHHLQWLRDHAVELDVVGLNFYPQWSTVRLEVDAAGRLRRRLVERCGVGFGDLIGDVYERYRAPIMITETSAKGSLAIKQRWLEASVATVRALRQAGIPVIGYTWFPLFTMVDWRYRTGRGPRNDYLLELGLYESRSAVDGGLCYVATPLVEQFRRFTQQPEHAVGDLVVAPVTAAHA encoded by the coding sequence ATGCATGCTTTATCCCTCCCTTTTGGCGCAACCGCCGATGATTTCCGCTGGGCCGTCGGGATCGAGGATACGTTCGTGCCGCAGACGCGGTCCGGCCTGCGTTCCCTGGACGAGTATGAGCTGATGGGCCACTATGCGTCGTGGCGCGAGGATCTGGCTCTAGCGCGTGCTACCGGTGCGCGCATGATCCGCTGGGGCATGCCCTGGTATCGCGTCGAGCCGGAAGCCGGGCGCTTCGACTGGTCGTGGACCGATCAGGTCATCCCCTATCTGGTTGACGAGCTGGGGTTGGAGCCGATCCTGGACCTGGTGCACTACGGCACGCCCCTGTGGCTAACCCATTCGTTCGCCGATCCGCGCTATCCGGAGGCGGTCGCGGCTTATGCGCGCGCAGTTGCCGAGCGCTATGGCGATCGCGTGCGCTTCTATACCCCTTTGAATGAGCCGGTGGTTAATGCGCAGATGTGTGGTCAGCGTGGCATCTGGCCGCCCTACCTGCGCGGGGAGCGCGGCTTTATGCAGGTGGGCATCGCCCTGGCGCTGGGCATCGTGCGTACGGTGCAGGCGCTCAAAGCAGTCGATCCCCGCTTTATTATGGTGCATGTTGAGGCAGGCGGTATCACGCGCGCGCAACGGGCTGAGCTAGAGCCGTTGGCCAACGAACAGCGCCTGCTGCGCTTCCTGTTTTACGACCTGATCACCGGCCGGGTTGACACGCACCATCCCCTGTTCAGCCGGCTGCTGGCGCATGGCGTCAGTTTGCATCACCTGCAGTGGCTCCGCGATCACGCCGTTGAGCTGGACGTGGTCGGCCTCAACTTCTATCCCCAATGGTCAACCGTACGGCTGGAGGTCGATGCCGCAGGTCGTCTGCGGCGTCGGCTGGTGGAGCGCTGCGGCGTCGGTTTCGGCGACCTGATCGGTGATGTGTACGAGCGTTACCGCGCGCCGATCATGATCACCGAGACCAGCGCCAAGGGTAGCCTCGCGATCAAACAACGCTGGCTCGAAGCATCGGTGGCGACGGTACGCGCATTGCGCCAGGCGGGCATTCCGGTGATCGGCTATACCTGGTTTCCACTGTTTACCATGGTCGACTGGCGCTATCGCACCGGTCGCGGACCACGCAACGACTACCTGCTCGAGCTAGGCTTGTACGAATCGCGCAGCGCAGTTGATGGCGGTCTGTGCTACGTAGCTACGCCGCTGGTGGAGCAGTTTCGGCGCTTCACGCAGCAGCCCGAACATGCTGTGGGCGACCTGGTTGTCGCTCCCGTGACTGCAGCGCATGCGTGA
- a CDS encoding cation-translocating P-type ATPase: MISTEPVAVYQQPVEDVIAALGSDAAHGLTTEEARRRLAQYGLNKLEAEQPVPAWRKFLAQFQEVLIILLLIAAAISLVVWLIERDEPLPYESLVIFAIVLLNGILGFVQEERAERAVAALRAMTADEASVVRDGRLQRVPAAELVPGDIILIEEGDKIPADGRLICSVALQTNEASLTGESMPVSKTTAPIPEQVGIGDRANMVFSGTSVTYGRGRAVVTATGMQTEMGKIASLLSQTESEPTPLQQELDRTGKLLGIVVIILAVIMSTTIIVVQGIRQFSALVDVLTLGVALAVAAVPEGLPAMVTVVLALGVQRMAKRNAIVCKLPAVETLGSATVIASDKTGTLTKNEMTVRTIVTASGRVEVTGIGYAPVGELLQDGHPIQDESLRTEVTFTLVAADRANNAVLQQRDGRWIIQGDPTEGALIVAARKAGLTDEALDKRFARIGEVPFSSERKLMSTVHTDAERPERLLVFTKGAPDILLRRCHAIWVGDGPQPLTEERRTRILEINEQLAGEALRTLGIAYRSLPRHALEHPDALSDRIEQELVFLGLVGMIDPPREEAKDAVAVAKGAGIRPIMITGDHPKTAVAIAEELGLATTATVITGAELERLTDEELRTRVCEVAVYARVNPEHKLRIVDALQHNGHVVAMTGDGVNDAPALKAADIGVAMGITGTDVAKEAADMILADDNFATIVAAVEEGRAIFANIQKFLRFLLSSNIGEVLTMFGSVVLAGVLGLTATGNEAFIAPLLATHILWINLVTDGAPALALGLDPAAPDVMKQKPRPPGSGVITREMWLGIIFVGCIMAVGTLFVLDRSLPGGLIAGTGDMPYGRTMAFTTLMLFQMFNVFNARSDTHSAFYELFHNPWLWSAVTLSIILQVTVIYVPFLQRAFDTVPLRGSDWLICALVASSVLWLRELSKVVRRSLGRAR, encoded by the coding sequence ATGATCAGCACGGAACCTGTCGCCGTGTATCAGCAGCCGGTGGAAGATGTGATCGCGGCGCTGGGTAGTGACGCCGCGCACGGTCTGACGACCGAGGAGGCGCGGCGGCGTCTGGCGCAGTACGGCCTCAACAAACTCGAAGCTGAACAGCCGGTTCCCGCCTGGCGCAAGTTTCTGGCTCAGTTTCAGGAGGTGCTGATTATCCTGCTGCTGATCGCGGCGGCGATTTCGCTGGTGGTTTGGCTGATCGAACGTGATGAGCCGCTGCCCTATGAGTCGTTAGTGATCTTCGCGATCGTCCTGCTCAACGGCATCCTGGGCTTTGTGCAGGAGGAGCGGGCCGAGCGCGCCGTTGCGGCGCTGCGGGCGATGACGGCTGATGAGGCATCTGTGGTGCGCGATGGTCGGCTCCAGCGTGTCCCTGCCGCCGAGCTGGTGCCGGGCGACATTATCCTGATCGAAGAGGGCGATAAGATCCCCGCCGATGGGCGACTCATCTGCTCCGTCGCGCTCCAAACCAACGAAGCTTCGCTCACCGGCGAGAGCATGCCGGTCTCCAAAACTACCGCTCCTATACCAGAGCAAGTCGGCATTGGCGACCGCGCGAACATGGTCTTCAGCGGCACCTCCGTGACCTACGGCCGCGGCCGGGCGGTGGTCACCGCGACCGGCATGCAGACCGAGATGGGCAAGATCGCCAGCCTGCTGAGTCAAACCGAGAGCGAGCCAACGCCGCTGCAACAAGAGTTGGATCGTACCGGCAAGCTGCTCGGCATCGTGGTGATTATTCTTGCAGTCATCATGAGCACCACCATTATCGTGGTGCAAGGCATCCGCCAGTTTAGTGCGCTGGTGGACGTGCTGACCCTGGGCGTGGCACTGGCCGTAGCGGCGGTGCCGGAAGGCTTGCCGGCGATGGTGACGGTGGTGCTAGCACTAGGCGTGCAGCGCATGGCCAAGCGCAATGCGATTGTGTGCAAGCTGCCGGCCGTCGAGACGCTGGGCTCAGCGACGGTGATCGCCTCCGACAAAACCGGGACGCTGACCAAAAACGAGATGACTGTCCGCACGATTGTTACCGCCAGTGGCCGAGTGGAGGTCACCGGTATTGGCTATGCCCCGGTCGGCGAGCTGCTGCAAGATGGCCACCCGATTCAGGATGAGTCATTGCGTACCGAGGTGACCTTCACGCTGGTCGCGGCGGATCGCGCCAACAACGCGGTCTTGCAGCAGCGTGACGGACGCTGGATCATCCAGGGCGATCCAACCGAGGGCGCGCTGATCGTCGCGGCGCGTAAAGCGGGACTCACGGATGAGGCGCTTGACAAACGCTTTGCGCGCATCGGCGAGGTGCCGTTCTCCTCAGAGCGCAAGCTGATGAGTACCGTGCATACCGATGCCGAGCGGCCAGAGCGGCTGCTGGTCTTCACCAAGGGCGCACCCGACATTTTGCTACGTCGCTGTCATGCGATCTGGGTCGGCGATGGACCGCAACCCTTGACCGAGGAGCGCCGCACGCGGATTCTAGAGATCAACGAACAACTGGCCGGTGAGGCGCTGCGGACGCTCGGCATCGCCTACCGTTCCCTGCCGCGCCATGCGCTCGAACACCCTGATGCACTGAGCGACCGAATTGAGCAGGAACTGGTGTTTCTGGGGCTGGTGGGCATGATCGACCCGCCACGCGAAGAAGCCAAGGACGCGGTTGCGGTGGCCAAAGGCGCAGGCATTCGGCCGATTATGATCACGGGTGATCATCCGAAAACGGCGGTGGCGATTGCTGAGGAGTTAGGGCTTGCCACCACCGCGACGGTGATCACCGGCGCGGAACTGGAGCGACTCACAGACGAGGAGTTACGCACGAGGGTGTGTGAGGTCGCGGTATATGCGCGTGTCAATCCGGAACATAAGCTACGCATCGTTGATGCCTTGCAGCACAACGGTCACGTGGTTGCCATGACCGGCGACGGCGTGAACGATGCGCCCGCACTCAAAGCTGCGGACATCGGCGTGGCGATGGGCATCACCGGCACGGATGTTGCGAAGGAAGCCGCCGACATGATCTTAGCCGACGATAACTTTGCCACGATCGTGGCAGCGGTGGAAGAAGGACGCGCGATCTTTGCCAACATCCAAAAGTTCCTGCGCTTCCTGCTGTCGTCGAACATCGGCGAGGTGCTGACCATGTTCGGCAGCGTGGTGCTGGCGGGTGTGCTAGGCCTGACCGCCACTGGTAACGAAGCGTTCATCGCACCGCTGCTGGCAACGCACATCCTGTGGATCAACCTGGTGACGGACGGGGCGCCCGCCCTGGCGCTGGGCCTCGATCCTGCCGCTCCCGACGTAATGAAGCAAAAACCCCGCCCGCCGGGCAGCGGTGTGATTACGCGCGAGATGTGGCTGGGCATTATCTTCGTTGGCTGCATCATGGCGGTCGGAACATTGTTCGTGCTCGATCGATCCCTGCCGGGCGGCCTGATCGCCGGAACAGGTGACATGCCATACGGGCGCACGATGGCGTTTACCACGCTAATGCTGTTCCAGATGTTCAACGTCTTCAACGCCCGCTCGGATACCCACAGTGCCTTCTACGAATTGTTCCACA
- a CDS encoding glycoside hydrolase family 43 protein, protein MQRALRVTLCCWLLLVACGSDQPTARRESSPAPSVATQALGQTATASTVSPSPTRQPATATTPPSPTRAPTATPTPGPNEFYNPVIDRDFPDPDTVRVGETYYAYATNSGGYNIQTARSSDLVNWQLLSDALPSLPAWASSGFTWAPEVTSWDGGEHFMMYFTARHTESGRQCIGAAMADDPEAAFVPVGEEPLICQLDQGGSIDAATFVDDDGARYLLWKNDGNCCGHLTYIYLQKVAADGLTLEGEPVPLITNDQYWEGGLVEAPTLWKHDGRYYLFYSANSYSGSAYAIGYAVADRVLGPYTKPASDPLLSTDFQAGAAIGPGGQDIAVDDADQTWLVYHSWNPTVAYRRMMIDELLWEDARPVVKGPDIGPQPKPVDQ, encoded by the coding sequence ATGCAACGCGCGCTTCGCGTTACCCTATGCTGTTGGTTGCTGCTGGTGGCCTGCGGCAGCGATCAACCAACTGCCCGGCGTGAGTCGTCGCCAGCGCCGTCGGTTGCGACCCAGGCGCTCGGCCAGACGGCCACTGCTTCTACGGTATCACCGTCGCCGACCCGTCAGCCGGCGACGGCCACTACGCCGCCGTCGCCGACCCGCGCTCCTACGGCTACGCCTACCCCGGGCCCGAACGAGTTTTACAACCCGGTCATCGACCGCGATTTTCCCGACCCCGACACCGTGCGCGTTGGCGAGACCTATTACGCCTACGCCACCAATAGCGGCGGCTACAACATCCAGACGGCGCGCTCGTCCGATCTGGTGAACTGGCAGCTCCTGAGCGATGCCCTGCCCAGCCTGCCGGCCTGGGCCTCCTCCGGCTTCACATGGGCGCCCGAGGTCACCTCCTGGGACGGTGGCGAGCATTTCATGATGTATTTCACGGCGCGGCATACCGAGAGTGGCCGGCAGTGCATCGGCGCCGCAATGGCCGATGATCCCGAGGCGGCCTTTGTGCCGGTCGGCGAGGAGCCATTGATCTGCCAGCTCGATCAGGGTGGCTCGATCGATGCGGCGACTTTTGTTGATGATGACGGCGCGCGCTACCTGCTATGGAAGAACGACGGCAACTGCTGTGGCCATCTCACCTATATCTACCTGCAGAAGGTTGCCGCCGACGGCCTGACCCTGGAGGGCGAGCCGGTGCCGCTGATCACCAACGATCAGTACTGGGAGGGTGGGCTGGTGGAAGCGCCGACGTTGTGGAAGCATGACGGTCGTTATTACCTGTTTTATTCGGCGAACAGCTACTCCGGCTCGGCCTACGCCATCGGCTACGCCGTTGCCGATCGTGTGCTGGGGCCCTACACCAAACCCGCCAGCGATCCCCTGCTCAGCACCGACTTCCAGGCGGGTGCGGCGATCGGTCCGGGCGGCCAGGACATCGCTGTCGATGACGCTGACCAGACCTGGCTGGTCTATCACTCCTGGAATCCAACGGTCGCGTATCGCCGCATGATGATCGATGAACTGCTCTGGGAAGATGCTCGGCCGGTGGTCAAGGGCCCGGATATCGGGCCGCAGCCAAAGCCGGTCGATCAGTAG